One genomic segment of Myxococcus xanthus includes these proteins:
- a CDS encoding sugar ABC transporter permease has product MNRPSRMKMAAIHAGLTLLCMATLYPVLWVVKMALSPTDGLALTANPFPETVTLEHFRQVLSGTDAAGRWVFGRQLLASIVVAGATTLVGLTLAVSAAYALSRFRFPGKEGGMQALLVTQMFPATLMMVPIYSILQKLHLLDSLTGLVLVYATTALPFCIWNLKGYFDTLPRELEEAAVMDGASTFQVFVRVVLPLARPALAVTALFSFMTAWNEFILAATLLNDPSRFTLPVALQRFVGEHKVEWGKFAAGALIVSAPVMALFFALQKHLVGGLTAGGVKG; this is encoded by the coding sequence ATGAACCGCCCCTCGCGCATGAAGATGGCCGCCATCCACGCCGGACTGACGCTGCTGTGCATGGCCACGCTCTACCCGGTGCTCTGGGTGGTGAAGATGGCGCTGTCGCCCACGGACGGGCTGGCGCTCACCGCCAACCCCTTCCCCGAAACCGTCACGCTGGAGCACTTCCGGCAGGTGCTCTCCGGCACGGACGCGGCGGGGCGGTGGGTGTTCGGCCGGCAGCTCCTGGCGAGCATCGTCGTGGCGGGCGCCACCACGCTGGTGGGCCTGACGCTGGCAGTGTCCGCGGCCTACGCGCTGTCGCGCTTCCGCTTCCCCGGCAAGGAAGGCGGGATGCAGGCGCTGCTGGTGACGCAGATGTTCCCGGCGACGCTGATGATGGTGCCCATCTACAGCATCCTCCAGAAGCTGCACCTGCTGGACAGCCTCACGGGGCTCGTCCTCGTCTACGCCACCACCGCCCTGCCCTTCTGCATCTGGAACCTCAAGGGCTACTTCGACACGCTGCCGCGCGAGTTGGAGGAAGCGGCGGTGATGGACGGCGCCTCCACCTTCCAGGTGTTCGTGCGCGTGGTGCTCCCGCTGGCCCGGCCCGCGCTGGCCGTGACGGCGCTCTTCTCCTTCATGACGGCGTGGAACGAGTTCATCCTCGCCGCCACGCTGCTCAACGACCCGTCCCGCTTCACCCTGCCCGTCGCGCTCCAGCGCTTCGTCGGCGAGCACAAGGTGGAGTGGGGCAAGTTCGCCGCGGGCGCGCTCATCGTCTCCGCGCCGGTCATGGCGTTGTTCTTCGCGCTTCAGAAACACCTCGTCGGCGGTTTGACCGCTGGCGGCGTCAAGGGGTGA